In the Leguminivora glycinivorella isolate SPB_JAAS2020 chromosome 14, LegGlyc_1.1, whole genome shotgun sequence genome, one interval contains:
- the LOC125233482 gene encoding uncharacterized protein LOC125233482, with translation MAKVLDSLLNAQLQSHVKLHDAQFGFRPGLSTETAILCLKQAVRYYRDRNTPVYACFLDLSKAFDLVVYRILWDKLAKSGIPRECIDLLKYWYNSQVNQAPKYNSEVSVPRIVLDGVPLKVVESFRYLGHVLTRDLKDDADMERERRALARAYNTLRVQYNNILRMLMKLPKYCSASGMFAELRIDDFYAIRRKRIASLLKRVRGSSNSLLRVLSERLDCRLTKYWVEVVIGADK, from the exons ATGGCTAAAGTTCTTGACAGCTTGCTCAATGCACAACTTCAGAGCCATGTAAAGTTGCACGATGCGCAGTTCGGTTTTAGGCCTGGACTGTCAACTGAAACCGCAATATTGTGCCTTAAGCAAGCTGTCAGGTATTACAGAGATAGGAACACGCCTGTGTACGCGTGTTTCCTGGACCTGTCAAAGGCTTTCGACCTTGTTGTTTACCGCATACTGTGGGACAAGCTAGCCAAATCTGGAATACCCAGGGAATGTATAGATCTGTTAAAGTATTGGTATAACAGCCAGGTCAATCAG GCTCCTAAGTATAATTCAGAAGTGAGTGTGCCTAGGATTGTGCTGGATGGAGTGCCCCTCAAAGTGGTGGAGAGCTTCAGATATCTGGGGCATGTGCTTACCAGAGATCTGAAGGATGATGCGGATATGGAACGGGAGAGGAGGGCTTTGGCA AGGGCCTACAATACCCTGAGAGTTCAGTACAACAACATCCTGAGGATGCTGATGAAACTGCCAAAGTATTGTAGTGCCTCGGGCATGTTTGCAGAGTTACGCATAGATGACTTTTATGCCATTAGGCGTAAAAGAATAGCGTCCCTGCTAAAGCGCGTGCGTGGCAGTAGCAACAGCCTCCTGAGGGTGTTGTCTGAACGCCTAGATTGCCGCCTCACAAAATACTGGGTAGAGGTGGTGATAGGCGCAGACAAATAG